The region GTCAGGGACACCGAGGTTCTCCCTGACACGCTTACCTTTGAAATTAAACCAGATGCGCAATGTGCCACCGTGGTTTTCGACGCCTGTTGGATATGTAACTTTATCCATTGATTCCTCCAGACGCCCAAGAGCGATATGAGATTACCTTTTTCATGGCCTCAGATCACCCAGGCTGTTTGTTTTTCATTGAGGCCACCCACGCATCGACCGCTTTACGGTTATACATGCACTCGCTGGAAGGTTTCGGATTTCCGTCAGGTGAAACATGCACATATTCCCGCCCAACCAGCCAGCATTCTTTTCTGGCCCGGAGGATGGTTCCGGGCTTGAGCCCGGTAACCGCAATCAGAACCTTTTCACTAACCCAGTCATTCGGTACCAGAAGAACAACGTCGCTCATAATCACCTCACATCACACTCAGACCACGGCAGCGGCACCACGCATTATTCAAATCGACCATTTCACCCATTGGCGGCCTCCTTGCTAAATCCGGCGTTGATAACGCTTTTGGCTATTTCGCTGGCGGTGGCGTAGGCCAGCTCTCCATCCTCACCAATAACTGCTTTCATCAGCTCATTCTGGAGAACGCTGTCATAATCGCGGGGCCAGAAATCTGTCGGCATATCGAACGCCATGCAGTAGAAGAAGGTGTCGATAGTTATTTTGGCCGCCTCCTTCTCGCTCCTTTCGGGCTGGCGATAACCGGCCTCCCATAATGCATCGACTATCGCTGACGGATCGCTCTTTGCTGCCTTGATCAGCGCCACCAATTCAAACAAGTTGGATTCACTCACTGGCGGCCTCCAGCTTTGTTTCTGCGCGGTGTACGCAGCGCAGGAAAGAAGAGGGCGTGACAATCTCCCGCAGCTCTGCAATCAGATAGCTGTCACGCGTGTGATGCATCTGCCGGTTATGCTCTTTCTCCTGATGGCGAAGCACAGATAAACGAGCGGTGATGATTCGCTTCTTTTGCCCAATGGTCCGGCGGGCATTCTCTGCCCGCTTGCGCCAAGCCTGATCGGCATCATGCTTTAACAGTTGGCCGTCGATTACGATAAGGCCTTCTTCGGCCAGCGCCAGCTGCTCGAGGCATTCCCCAATTGTGTTCAGGGAGTCGGTCTTGATCATTGCACGGTCCATCATTTCACCTCGCTGTCTGCGTTCGCCACGACGT is a window of Enterobacter hormaechei ATCC 49162 DNA encoding:
- a CDS encoding excisionase family protein → MSDVVLLVPNDWVSEKVLIAVTGLKPGTILRARKECWLVGREYVHVSPDGNPKPSSECMYNRKAVDAWVASMKNKQPG